One Enterobacter cloacae subsp. cloacae ATCC 13047 genomic window carries:
- a CDS encoding DUF2933 domain-containing protein, translated as MKSTTYALIAVAAIAAFALLREHWSHVAGYWPYLLLLVCPLMHLFHGHGGHGDHQHQGSENDKKN; from the coding sequence ATGAAAAGTACCACCTATGCGCTTATTGCTGTCGCCGCGATCGCGGCATTTGCCCTCCTGCGCGAACACTGGTCACATGTGGCAGGTTACTGGCCATATCTGTTATTGCTGGTCTGCCCGCTAATGCATCTTTTCCACGGCCACGGAGGACATGGAGATCATCAACATCAAGGAAGTGAAAACGATAAAAAAAATTAA